One Fibrobacter sp. UBA4297 DNA window includes the following coding sequences:
- a CDS encoding histidine triad nucleotide-binding protein — MSENCLFCKIIKGEIPSKKIYEDDDVFAFYDIAPQAPVHFLVVPKRHIATIMDMKPEDCELVGKMLYRAQLIAKDLGLEEGGARFVFNCKADAGQTVFHIHLHVVGGQTMGWPPFPKD; from the coding sequence ATGAGTGAAAATTGTCTTTTCTGCAAAATCATCAAGGGTGAAATCCCCTCCAAAAAAATCTACGAAGACGACGACGTTTTCGCATTCTACGACATTGCCCCGCAGGCCCCGGTGCACTTCCTTGTGGTGCCGAAGCGCCACATCGCAACCATCATGGACATGAAGCCGGAAGATTGCGAACTCGTGGGCAAAATGCTTTACCGCGCACAGCTTATCGCGAAGGACCTCGGCCTCGAAGAGGGCGGCGCCCGTTTCGTGTTCAACTGCAAGGCAGACGCTGGTCAGACGGTATTCCACATCCATCTGCACGTCGTTGGCGGACAAACAATGGGCTGGCCTCCGTTCCCGAAGGACTAG
- the recO gene encoding DNA repair protein RecO: MIKTRAIVLHRFPYSDSSFIVKALTEESGIVSFIVKGGKKKESPFRGALDPLALSEVVFRQNPNTDLQFIKEATLLDWRKNLRNDLLSLAKAQVMTEMILRYAPQGVPLQEEFERLEQAISEFDSDSPQDSPTPEGSAHSSTSSVPDKSRIFAQWLLDTCDMWGYNLDLTTCSRCGRTLEKPAADFFPETGGFVCQSCLGVEHPRARLETLNGLWALQTGGKIERPEFTENALLTYLRHHIGFLKEIHSIKFLNETRKLFGQ, encoded by the coding sequence ATGATAAAAACTCGCGCTATAGTTCTGCACCGCTTTCCGTACAGCGATTCTAGCTTTATCGTCAAGGCGCTTACGGAAGAAAGCGGGATTGTCTCGTTTATCGTGAAGGGCGGAAAGAAAAAGGAATCTCCGTTCCGGGGAGCCCTTGATCCGCTCGCGTTAAGCGAAGTCGTTTTTCGCCAAAATCCGAATACCGATTTGCAGTTCATCAAGGAAGCAACGCTTTTGGACTGGCGGAAGAACTTGCGCAACGATTTACTCAGCCTTGCAAAAGCGCAGGTCATGACCGAAATGATTTTGCGCTACGCCCCGCAAGGCGTCCCCCTGCAAGAAGAATTTGAGCGATTGGAGCAAGCCATAAGCGAATTCGATTCCGATTCACCGCAAGATTCGCCGACTCCAGAAGGTTCCGCGCACTCGTCAACATCGAGTGTTCCTGACAAGTCGCGCATTTTTGCGCAGTGGCTTTTGGACACTTGCGATATGTGGGGCTACAATCTAGACCTCACCACTTGCAGCCGATGCGGTCGCACACTCGAAAAGCCTGCCGCAGACTTTTTCCCCGAAACAGGCGGATTCGTATGTCAATCGTGTCTCGGTGTCGAGCACCCGCGTGCACGATTAGAAACGCTCAATGGGCTTTGGGCGCTGCAAACAGGCGGCAAAATCGAACGTCCTGAATTCACCGAGAACGCGCTCCTCACCTACTTGCGCCACCACATCGGATTCTTGAAAGAGATTCATTCCATAAAGTTCCTGAACGAAACAAGAAAACTGTTTGGTCAGTAG
- the panB gene encoding 3-methyl-2-oxobutanoate hydroxymethyltransferase translates to MLTPEDIKAKKSKNEMISMITAYDFAFAKIAEAAGIDQILVGDSLANTMLGYKSTREIGMTEMLIFAAAVCRGAPNTHVIGDMPYMSDKDPQTAYDNARRFLDVGCSSIKLEGTPEGVIEFLRSKDIPVCAHLGLLPQTAENFKQKGKTEEEARAIEEAAKFVDSLGCFEMVLEHIPEELGAKITKEVSAPTIGIGGGKFTDGHVLVMHDALGMHPNKIPPFATKFVDMYSVGVQGVKKYIESVKARV, encoded by the coding sequence ATGTTAACTCCAGAAGATATCAAGGCGAAAAAATCCAAGAACGAAATGATTTCCATGATCACCGCTTACGACTTCGCCTTTGCAAAAATCGCAGAAGCCGCCGGAATCGACCAGATTCTCGTGGGCGATAGCCTCGCAAACACCATGCTCGGTTACAAGAGCACTCGTGAAATCGGCATGACCGAAATGCTCATCTTCGCTGCAGCCGTTTGCCGCGGCGCTCCGAACACACACGTCATTGGCGATATGCCCTACATGAGCGACAAGGATCCGCAAACCGCTTACGATAACGCCCGCCGCTTTTTGGACGTGGGCTGCTCCAGCATCAAGCTCGAAGGCACACCCGAAGGCGTGATTGAATTTTTGCGCAGCAAGGACATTCCCGTTTGCGCCCACCTCGGACTTTTACCGCAGACCGCCGAAAACTTCAAGCAAAAAGGCAAAACCGAAGAAGAAGCTCGCGCTATTGAAGAGGCAGCAAAGTTCGTCGACAGTCTCGGATGTTTCGAAATGGTTCTTGAACACATTCCCGAAGAACTTGGTGCAAAAATCACAAAAGAAGTCTCCGCACCGACAATCGGCATTGGTGGCGGCAAGTTCACAGACGGTCATGTTCTCGTGATGCACGATGCTCTCGGCATGCATCCGAACAAAATTCCGCCGTTCGCCACAAAGTTCGTAGATATGTATTCCGTTGGTGTTCAAGGAGTTAAGAAATACATCGAAAGTGTTAAGGCTAGAGTTTAG
- a CDS encoding phosphatase: protein MENKLQATIDIGSHSCILLIAAFDGSTSSPTETVCSKDSEPAEVSTESANLETSEIVGTKDTEPAEVPAEKHEATPRKILVPKLQKVEVCRLGEDIYEHGKITPERIQELVNIMTKFRMDLHALGADLKAVAMTEAMRKATNPDEVIEAVEKAVWVKPRVITGEEEGKLTYRSVKEWHGEGNVTIDIGGGSTELSNGESTFSIPVGALKMFKAMGPIPGPEYKKFIKETFKDLSFKGMTKKPVYLIGGTGTALAMVFLNSQTFDYKAIEGLEMSLADLEAVTTRITNLSKELRAMLPGLGNGRHEVIICGLFWLRSLLEKLRVETFKISTAGLRFGLLYPPEKEPEPKPKKRPAFLKS, encoded by the coding sequence GTGGAAAATAAACTCCAGGCAACCATCGACATCGGGAGCCACAGCTGCATTTTGCTAATCGCAGCGTTCGATGGTTCGACGAGCTCACCAACCGAAACAGTCTGCTCTAAGGACTCTGAGCCTGCCGAAGTGTCCACTGAATCCGCAAATCTCGAGACCTCCGAAATAGTCGGCACCAAGGACACTGAGCCTGCCGAAGTGCCCGCAGAAAAACACGAAGCCACCCCGCGCAAGATTCTCGTGCCGAAACTCCAGAAGGTCGAAGTCTGCCGCCTCGGCGAAGACATTTACGAACACGGAAAAATCACGCCCGAACGCATCCAGGAACTCGTCAACATCATGACCAAGTTCCGCATGGACTTGCACGCCCTCGGTGCAGACCTCAAGGCAGTCGCCATGACCGAAGCCATGCGCAAGGCCACAAATCCGGACGAAGTGATTGAAGCTGTTGAAAAAGCCGTGTGGGTCAAGCCGCGCGTCATCACAGGCGAAGAAGAAGGCAAGCTCACCTACCGTTCCGTCAAGGAATGGCACGGCGAAGGAAACGTCACGATTGACATCGGTGGCGGATCCACAGAACTCAGCAACGGAGAATCGACATTCTCGATTCCCGTTGGCGCTCTCAAGATGTTCAAGGCAATGGGCCCAATTCCAGGACCGGAATACAAGAAGTTTATCAAGGAAACGTTCAAGGATTTGTCTTTCAAGGGCATGACGAAAAAGCCTGTCTACCTTATCGGTGGTACAGGCACCGCACTTGCGATGGTCTTCTTGAACAGTCAAACATTTGACTACAAGGCGATCGAAGGTCTCGAAATGAGCCTCGCCGACCTTGAAGCAGTCACCACACGCATCACGAACCTTTCGAAAGAACTCCGCGCGATGCTCCCGGGACTTGGAAACGGCCGCCACGAAGTTATCATTTGCGGTTTGTTCTGGTTGCGTTCGCTCCTCGAAAAGCTCCGCGTAGAAACGTTCAAGATCAGTACGGCTGGACTGCGCTTCGGACTCCTCTACCCGCCTGAAAAAGAACCGGAACCCAAGCCAAAGAAACGCCCGGCATTTTTGAAAAGTTAG
- a CDS encoding pseudouridine synthase, whose product MRINKYISLSGFASRRAADELVADGRVQVNGETISDLGHQVDETKDQVTVDGKLLKLPTNKKTKVIMLHKPAGCVCTKDDPQGRRTVYDYLPPGYHNFKYVGRLDLQSRGLLLFTDDGELLYRLTHPSFEVPRSYYVWTTRPLSESAAQRLVDGVDIRDPEDPDAQEEIAFATDVYLENGFAELVLIEGKNREIRRMMRAVGYEIRDLKRVSYCQIQLGDLPAGEFRELTANEMNKLRQAVHL is encoded by the coding sequence ATGCGTATAAACAAGTACATTTCTCTCAGTGGTTTTGCTAGCCGCCGCGCTGCAGACGAACTCGTCGCCGACGGTCGCGTACAGGTGAACGGAGAAACGATCTCTGACCTCGGGCATCAAGTGGACGAAACCAAGGACCAGGTGACGGTTGACGGAAAGTTGCTGAAGCTCCCGACAAACAAGAAAACAAAAGTCATCATGCTCCACAAGCCGGCCGGTTGTGTATGCACCAAGGACGACCCGCAGGGCCGCCGCACGGTTTACGATTACTTGCCACCGGGATACCATAATTTCAAGTACGTTGGACGGCTCGACTTGCAGAGCCGCGGTCTCTTGCTGTTTACCGACGACGGCGAATTGCTTTACCGCCTCACGCACCCGAGCTTCGAAGTGCCGCGCAGCTACTACGTGTGGACAACGCGTCCGCTCAGCGAATCCGCCGCCCAGCGCTTGGTCGATGGCGTGGACATCCGCGACCCGGAAGATCCGGACGCCCAGGAAGAAATCGCATTTGCAACAGACGTCTACCTCGAAAACGGATTTGCAGAACTTGTGCTTATCGAAGGCAAGAACCGTGAAATCCGCCGCATGATGCGAGCTGTCGGTTACGAAATCCGCGACCTTAAGCGCGTAAGCTACTGCCAGATTCAGCTCGGGGACTTGCCCGCAGGCGAATTCCGCGAACTTACCGCAAACGAAATGAACAAATTGCGACAGGCCGTGCATTTGTAG
- a CDS encoding metallophosphoesterase, whose translation MKRTLYIGDVHGCADELSAIIDQFGFVRGSDTIYQTGDIINKGPDMMRAMRIVEELGILTVRGNHEEHLIRMMETPKSNWTEKQKKRFKALSLDEWVYIRDTVKNWPLWRDTPHALLVHAGLEPGKTRLEDMSPEVLLSIRYWNDKPWFEQVKWNKRVIFGHWAKMGFVNIPGFIGLDSGCVYGKALTAWCPEEDKFYSVPALREYTPVKDKAKESEAAPCKVLGDNSPDSVPPKTFDEIKERIASGDIARKEETPEEKNIRKASPSISAEWAGY comes from the coding sequence ATGAAACGTACTCTCTATATCGGTGATGTTCATGGTTGCGCAGACGAACTCTCTGCGATTATCGACCAATTCGGTTTCGTGCGCGGTAGCGACACCATTTACCAGACCGGAGACATCATCAACAAAGGCCCGGACATGATGCGCGCCATGCGCATTGTCGAGGAACTCGGTATTCTGACCGTCCGCGGGAATCACGAAGAACATCTCATCCGCATGATGGAAACGCCCAAGAGCAACTGGACCGAAAAGCAGAAAAAGCGCTTCAAGGCGCTCTCGCTCGACGAATGGGTTTACATCCGCGATACCGTGAAGAACTGGCCGCTCTGGCGCGACACACCGCACGCCCTCCTCGTGCACGCAGGCCTAGAACCGGGCAAGACGCGTCTCGAAGACATGAGCCCCGAAGTGCTCCTTTCCATCCGCTACTGGAATGACAAGCCCTGGTTTGAACAGGTCAAGTGGAACAAGCGAGTTATCTTTGGACATTGGGCCAAGATGGGCTTCGTGAACATTCCTGGATTTATCGGTCTCGATTCCGGTTGCGTCTACGGCAAGGCTCTCACCGCCTGGTGCCCCGAAGAAGACAAATTCTATAGCGTCCCCGCCCTCCGCGAATACACGCCCGTCAAGGACAAGGCAAAAGAATCCGAAGCAGCCCCCTGCAAAGTGCTCGGCGACAACTCCCCCGATTCCGTGCCGCCCAAAACATTCGACGAAATCAAGGAACGCATCGCAAGCGGCGACATCGCCCGCAAGGAAGAAACTCCCGAAGAAAAAAACATCCGCAAGGCTAGCCCCTCCATCAGCGCAGAATGGGCCGGGTATTAG
- the nadA gene encoding quinolinate synthase NadA → MTAEELYNRLKSVKPGAALCTYTMEKVEKMLPLINEINELKKEQDTVILAHSYCAPEILLGVADFTGDSFKLSKDATTVQQKTILFSAVRFMGETAKILNPQKDVIIPGPLTGCSLADSITGKDVEELRKQNPDYTFVCYINTTADVKAACDVCVTSGNVMHIVETLPSDKIYFVPDALMGQNIIDEMKRRGVKKDIKLYNGCCYVHENYDPDLIQFFRSQNPNLKVISHPECNPSVAMLSDYVGSTGQMVSYINQQPKNSCILLLTECGLNARMHYEHPDMNFIGSCCMCKYMKSNSLENILEALRHPEKAEHISLDEGVRVKAKKCIDAMFKYAE, encoded by the coding sequence ATGACAGCAGAAGAACTTTACAATCGTCTCAAGTCCGTCAAGCCGGGCGCAGCCCTTTGCACCTACACCATGGAAAAGGTGGAAAAGATGCTCCCGCTCATCAATGAAATCAACGAGCTCAAAAAGGAACAGGATACCGTTATCCTCGCTCACAGCTATTGCGCTCCTGAAATTCTTTTGGGCGTTGCCGACTTCACGGGCGACAGCTTTAAGCTCAGCAAGGACGCAACAACAGTCCAGCAAAAGACGATTCTCTTCTCTGCAGTGCGTTTCATGGGTGAAACCGCCAAGATTTTGAACCCGCAAAAAGACGTGATTATCCCGGGCCCACTCACGGGTTGCAGCCTCGCCGATTCCATTACCGGCAAAGATGTCGAAGAACTCCGCAAGCAGAATCCGGACTACACGTTTGTCTGCTACATCAACACGACTGCCGACGTGAAAGCCGCCTGCGACGTCTGCGTGACTAGCGGTAACGTGATGCACATCGTCGAAACGCTCCCGTCCGACAAGATTTACTTTGTTCCGGATGCACTCATGGGCCAGAACATCATCGATGAAATGAAGCGTCGCGGAGTCAAGAAGGATATCAAGCTCTATAACGGCTGCTGCTACGTTCACGAAAACTACGACCCGGATTTGATCCAGTTCTTCCGTAGCCAAAACCCAAATCTCAAGGTGATTAGCCACCCGGAATGCAATCCGTCTGTCGCCATGCTCAGCGACTACGTCGGAAGCACGGGCCAGATGGTGAGCTACATCAACCAACAGCCCAAGAACAGCTGCATCTTGCTCCTCACGGAATGCGGCCTCAATGCCCGTATGCACTATGAACATCCGGACATGAACTTTATCGGTAGCTGCTGCATGTGCAAATACATGAAGTCAAACTCGCTCGAAAACATTTTGGAAGCCCTCCGCCACCCCGAAAAGGCAGAACACATCTCGCTTGACGAAGGCGTGCGCGTGAAGGCTAAAAAGTGCATTGACGCGATGTTCAAATACGCCGAATAA